In Gordonia phthalatica, one genomic interval encodes:
- a CDS encoding zinc-dependent metalloprotease has product MDTVADTEQAPADNSGPAENIDWGLAATIGKRVARPGPRVTRYTWERANAELLDAAVRAEGPVREVTGLADGLAVPTAQILDRSGWIDAASRSMPAMLAPVPSADEAENASDDHRSGHGISGKIAGVQAGGLLAFMSSAILGQYDPFSVDPQTGQEGVLMLVAPNIIAVERALRADPSDFRLWVCLHEVTHRVQFSANPWLADYMRSNVASLTGTDDDSVADLVGRVTESLRSGKQREKGVIGLMQLVQSPEQFESFERVLALGTLLEGHADHVMDAVGPAHVPSVESIRAAFDQRRKGPKNPLQRLIRALIGMDAKMAQYVRGKAFVDHVVERVGMEQFNTIWTSPETMPLMAEIDQPDAWIERVL; this is encoded by the coding sequence GTGGATACCGTCGCCGACACGGAGCAGGCACCCGCCGACAACTCGGGTCCTGCTGAGAACATCGACTGGGGGCTCGCCGCGACCATCGGCAAGCGCGTCGCGCGCCCCGGGCCGCGCGTCACCCGTTACACGTGGGAACGAGCCAACGCCGAACTGCTCGACGCCGCCGTCCGCGCCGAGGGCCCCGTCCGCGAGGTGACCGGACTGGCCGACGGCCTCGCCGTTCCCACCGCGCAGATCCTGGACCGCTCGGGCTGGATCGACGCCGCCTCCCGCTCCATGCCCGCGATGCTGGCGCCGGTGCCGTCCGCCGATGAGGCCGAGAACGCGTCCGACGACCACCGCTCCGGCCACGGCATCAGCGGCAAGATCGCCGGCGTGCAGGCCGGCGGCCTGCTCGCCTTCATGTCGAGCGCCATCCTCGGCCAGTACGACCCGTTCAGCGTGGATCCGCAGACCGGGCAGGAGGGCGTCCTGATGCTGGTGGCGCCCAACATCATCGCCGTGGAACGCGCCCTGCGGGCGGACCCGTCGGACTTCCGCCTCTGGGTGTGCCTGCACGAGGTGACCCACCGCGTGCAGTTCTCCGCCAACCCGTGGTTGGCCGACTACATGCGCTCCAACGTGGCGTCGTTGACCGGCACCGACGACGATTCGGTCGCCGACCTGGTCGGCCGCGTCACCGAGAGTCTGCGCAGCGGCAAGCAGCGTGAGAAGGGCGTCATCGGCCTGATGCAGTTGGTGCAGTCGCCCGAGCAGTTCGAGTCCTTCGAACGGGTCCTGGCGCTCGGCACCCTCCTCGAAGGCCATGCCGATCACGTGATGGACGCCGTCGGCCCGGCCCACGTGCCGAGCGTCGAATCGATTCGTGCCGCCTTCGACCAGCGTCGCAAGGGGCCCAAGAACCCGCTGCAGCGACTGATCCGCGCCCTCATCGGCATGGACGCCAAGATGGCGCAGTACGTCCGCGGCAAGGCCTTCGTCGACCACGTGGTCGAGAGGGTGGGGATGGAGCAGTTCAACACCATCTGGACCTCCCCCGAGACCATGCCGCTGATGGCGGAGATCGATCAGCCCGACGCATGGATCGAGCGAGTTCTCTGA
- the dacB gene encoding D-alanyl-D-alanine carboxypeptidase/D-alanyl-D-alanine-endopeptidase has protein sequence MAQPTSPAARRPRRFLRWFLIVALVVLLAAGAGGGWWLYQNRADPIPAGTPAQPALTSVDPSIVAVSKNAPVPTRAGVAKALSKPLKNDALGKLTGQITDPLTGTVLWSKGADEPRVPASNAKILTASAVLLALPHDARLTTKVVLDPSGRAVIIGAGDPTLTSTLKGDPSFYSDPAHIEDLAEQIKKSGKTVTSIAVDTSLFTGPSMSKTWDRGDIKGGDIAPIESLMVDGGRLKPNDEYSPRTEEPALDAGRALASALGINSEVEETTAPSNAPTIAQVQSAPLTVRVGDMMRFSDNVLAESLAIELARATGGEASIEGGAKAVLTTLSENGFAADEATLVDSSGISYADRVPASLLDQLMSAAAGEGHPKLRSLLDSLPVAAGTGTLADRFDPKLTAGAGWVRGKTGTLTGVSSLTGVVQTVDGRVLAFAMISGGTSPEDARPAVDAVVGALRDCGCRG, from the coding sequence GTGGCACAGCCGACAAGTCCTGCCGCCCGTCGGCCGCGTAGATTCCTGCGCTGGTTCTTGATCGTCGCCCTGGTGGTGCTCCTGGCAGCCGGTGCGGGCGGGGGCTGGTGGCTCTACCAGAACCGGGCCGATCCGATCCCGGCCGGGACGCCCGCGCAGCCCGCGCTGACGTCGGTGGACCCGAGCATCGTCGCCGTCTCCAAGAACGCACCGGTCCCGACCCGGGCCGGCGTGGCGAAGGCACTGTCGAAGCCGCTCAAGAACGACGCGCTCGGCAAGTTGACCGGCCAGATCACCGATCCGCTGACCGGCACCGTGCTGTGGTCGAAGGGCGCCGACGAGCCGCGGGTCCCCGCGTCCAACGCCAAGATCCTCACCGCGTCCGCAGTGCTGCTGGCCCTCCCGCACGATGCGCGCCTCACCACCAAGGTGGTCCTGGACCCCTCCGGCCGCGCCGTCATCATCGGCGCCGGCGATCCGACCCTCACCTCCACCCTGAAGGGCGATCCGAGCTTCTACTCCGACCCGGCACACATCGAGGACCTCGCCGAGCAGATCAAGAAGTCGGGGAAGACCGTCACCTCGATCGCCGTCGACACCTCGCTGTTCACCGGCCCCTCGATGTCCAAGACCTGGGACCGCGGTGACATCAAGGGCGGCGACATCGCCCCCATCGAGTCGTTGATGGTCGACGGCGGCCGACTCAAGCCGAACGACGAGTACTCGCCCCGCACCGAGGAACCCGCCCTCGACGCCGGCCGCGCGCTGGCGAGCGCACTGGGCATCAACAGTGAGGTGGAGGAGACGACCGCGCCGTCGAACGCCCCCACCATCGCGCAGGTCCAGTCCGCGCCCCTCACGGTGCGCGTCGGAGACATGATGCGGTTCAGCGACAACGTCCTGGCCGAGTCGCTCGCCATCGAACTGGCTCGCGCCACTGGAGGCGAGGCGAGCATCGAGGGCGGTGCGAAGGCCGTCCTGACGACGTTGAGTGAGAACGGTTTCGCCGCCGACGAGGCGACTCTGGTGGACTCGTCGGGGATCTCGTACGCCGACCGGGTGCCCGCGTCACTGCTCGATCAGCTGATGTCCGCAGCGGCAGGGGAGGGGCACCCGAAGCTGCGGTCGCTGCTCGACTCCCTGCCCGTCGCCGCAGGCACCGGCACCCTCGCCGACCGCTTCGATCCCAAACTCACCGCCGGTGCCGGGTGGGTGCGGGGCAAGACCGGAACACTGACGGGCGTGAGTTCGTTGACCGGAGTAGTGCAGACCGTCGACGGTCGCGTCCTGGCCTTCGCCATGATCTCCGGTGGAACCTCCCCCGAAGACGCACGCCCCGCCGTCGACGCGGTGGTGGGCGCCCTGCGCGACTGCGGCTGCCGCGGCTGA
- a CDS encoding inorganic diphosphatase, giving the protein MEFEVTIEIPKGGRNKYEIDHETGKIYLDRYLYTPMGYPADYGYIDHTLGEDGDPLDAMVLLPESVFPGVIVKARIVGMFTMTDEAGGDDKLLAVPAGDPRWDHIQDINDVNEFELKAIAHFFEHYKDLEPGKEVTAGGWVGKDEAAKVAQAAVDRFQG; this is encoded by the coding sequence ATGGAGTTCGAGGTCACCATCGAGATCCCCAAGGGTGGTCGTAACAAGTACGAGATCGATCACGAGACCGGGAAGATCTACCTGGACCGCTACCTCTACACCCCGATGGGTTACCCGGCCGACTACGGCTACATCGACCACACCCTCGGTGAGGACGGCGACCCGTTGGACGCGATGGTCCTCCTGCCCGAGTCCGTGTTCCCCGGCGTCATCGTCAAGGCTCGCATCGTCGGCATGTTCACCATGACCGACGAGGCCGGCGGCGACGACAAGCTGCTCGCAGTTCCCGCGGGCGACCCCCGCTGGGATCACATCCAGGACATCAACGACGTCAACGAGTTCGAGCTGAAGGCCATCGCGCACTTCTTCGAGCACTACAAGGATCTGGAGCCGGGCAAGGAAGTCACCGCCGGTGGCTGGGTCGGCAAGGACGAGGCGGCCAAGGTCGCCCAGGCCGCCGTCGACCGCTTCCAGGGCTGA
- a CDS encoding SPFH domain-containing protein, which translates to MGIMAKMRGELVDIIEWIDDSRSTLAWRFPRYNNEIKNGAELIVREGQQAVFVYRGQLADQFGPGHYQLTTEALPIMSTLQGWKHGFNSPFRSEVYFVNRRPVTDLRWGTPNPITLRDPDFGMVQVRANGLCVIRIADPEIFLREVIGTDSQVDSNEISELLRRVIATAFSDMILETGVGAIDLQGKQGELSEKLREYVQTRVDDEFGLSIESIEMTISLPDEITAAMTRGVARGVEERGFTQNVGDMQRFQQGRAADAMLAAAQNPGGSAMGDLMGAGMGMAMASQMAGQFGQAGNAPAQTPPPIPAAPVFHIEQNGAAVGPYPVEQLRGVITATTLVWAPTLSGWTPAGQVPALASLFAPAPPPLPPQGPGSPTPPPPPAQ; encoded by the coding sequence ATGGGAATCATGGCCAAGATGCGCGGCGAGCTCGTCGACATCATCGAGTGGATCGACGACTCGCGGTCGACGCTCGCCTGGCGTTTCCCGCGCTACAACAACGAGATCAAGAACGGTGCCGAGCTGATCGTCCGCGAGGGCCAGCAGGCGGTCTTCGTCTACCGCGGACAGCTGGCCGACCAGTTCGGTCCGGGCCACTACCAGTTGACCACCGAAGCGCTGCCGATCATGAGCACGCTGCAGGGCTGGAAGCACGGCTTCAACAGTCCGTTCCGCAGCGAGGTGTACTTCGTCAACCGTCGCCCGGTCACCGACCTGCGCTGGGGCACCCCGAATCCCATCACACTGCGCGACCCGGACTTCGGCATGGTGCAGGTGCGTGCCAACGGTCTGTGCGTCATCCGCATCGCCGACCCGGAGATCTTCCTGCGCGAGGTCATCGGCACCGACAGCCAGGTGGACTCGAACGAGATCTCCGAGCTGCTGCGCCGCGTCATCGCCACGGCGTTCTCCGACATGATCCTGGAGACCGGCGTCGGTGCCATCGACCTGCAGGGCAAGCAGGGCGAACTGAGCGAGAAGCTCCGCGAATACGTCCAGACGCGCGTCGACGACGAGTTCGGCCTGTCGATCGAGTCGATCGAGATGACCATCTCGCTGCCCGACGAGATCACGGCGGCCATGACCCGGGGTGTGGCACGCGGCGTCGAGGAGCGCGGTTTCACGCAGAACGTCGGCGACATGCAGCGCTTCCAGCAGGGTCGCGCCGCCGACGCCATGCTCGCAGCCGCGCAGAATCCCGGAGGGTCGGCGATGGGCGACCTGATGGGGGCGGGCATGGGCATGGCGATGGCGAGCCAGATGGCCGGGCAGTTCGGTCAGGCCGGAAACGCACCGGCGCAGACACCGCCGCCGATCCCGGCGGCCCCCGTCTTCCACATCGAGCAGAACGGCGCGGCCGTGGGCCCCTACCCGGTCGAGCAACTGCGCGGCGTCATCACCGCGACCACCCTGGTGTGGGCGCCGACGCTGTCGGGGTGGACCCCGGCCGGTCAGGTTCCCGCTCTGGCCTCGCTCTTCGCGCCCGCGCCGCCGCCGCTGCCCCCGCAGGGCCCCGGCTCGCCGACGCCTCCCCCGCCGCCCGCCCAGTAG